A genomic region of Myxococcales bacterium contains the following coding sequences:
- a CDS encoding DUF4434 domain-containing protein: MNNTGQLFRLWFVALLVALLFSLAACETDSDDDSSADQGDDDDNDDNDDDDNDSAAPTLPPLDLVIVDPIYWLDKTRDDMAAELDAMRNENVGGLIWRWTARQDRVTYPSDAFVPFVSMAETDPLAVLLELAAARGLTVYLGLSAERRVGEFYADPIEPEAARVETLVAELAGRYGDSAALRGVYIPYEFVPAPDENETLLVTRIVGAVRRARADWQVLMTVRYPGFPEYRVLQEVWRHHGTMGFFLDWIDDGDYRRTWTIRVVDALKTAGIDIVLVAMRLGSHLNDLAGAMQDLDMLTEGREALGGSFALWTQVDLYDSLGGDRMRTAFGPLDDLTIDSQATVDAAGRVGFGWDYWRNADGSLHGISAVGEPELLAKAEAVREHLLGNTLRDGQLATVLDGQIPVNLFGNVWQEDTCWLTGLFLSVESYRYAVTGDPDALASAKALWKALLRMADVTPKRGEVVRNWSRYLYDQTDPVEPGADTIKRWYKHPTKEIYWIGDVSVDQLSGYFHGLATFYDLAADETEREEVRSITEAIMGDILDHHLHVVQFDGQPTTYGNLLAAPELAADFLLIAWHVTGNERYLREFRRQTYVEYLDIRAIFYHYAMHFIAQKYEGQHFQDSGYAHLFEYLDDPAAFHRWIWALEYVYQGSFLFGNTAANFTHQMHVPDSGGAARALAELNDFDPDLLENGLWFRKINQTWPENSWVGMESRPAVEYEWTWSPHGTTTQRGGPTYRFTGVGYLLTYWQGRYMGWIR, from the coding sequence ATGAATAACACCGGCCAGCTTTTCCGCTTGTGGTTCGTCGCGCTGCTCGTGGCCCTCCTTTTCTCCCTCGCGGCCTGCGAAACGGATTCCGATGACGATTCTTCCGCCGACCAGGGTGATGACGACGACAATGACGATAACGATGACGATGACAACGACAGCGCCGCGCCGACGCTGCCGCCGTTGGATTTGGTGATCGTCGATCCGATCTACTGGCTCGACAAAACACGCGACGACATGGCGGCCGAATTGGACGCGATGCGAAACGAAAACGTCGGCGGCCTGATCTGGCGCTGGACCGCCCGCCAGGACCGCGTCACCTACCCGTCCGACGCGTTCGTTCCTTTCGTCTCGATGGCCGAAACCGATCCGTTAGCCGTGTTGCTGGAACTGGCCGCGGCCCGCGGGTTGACGGTTTACCTGGGATTGTCGGCCGAGCGGCGGGTCGGCGAGTTTTACGCCGACCCGATCGAGCCCGAAGCGGCCCGCGTCGAAACGCTCGTCGCCGAACTGGCCGGCCGCTACGGCGATTCCGCCGCGCTGCGCGGCGTGTACATCCCCTACGAATTCGTGCCGGCGCCCGACGAAAACGAGACGCTTCTGGTGACCCGGATCGTCGGGGCCGTGCGCCGCGCGCGCGCCGACTGGCAGGTCCTGATGACCGTGCGCTATCCCGGTTTTCCGGAATACCGCGTGCTGCAGGAAGTCTGGCGCCACCACGGCACGATGGGCTTTTTCCTCGACTGGATCGACGACGGCGATTACCGCCGGACATGGACGATCCGCGTGGTCGACGCCTTGAAGACGGCCGGGATCGACATCGTCCTGGTGGCGATGCGCCTCGGTTCGCACCTGAACGACCTGGCCGGCGCGATGCAGGATTTGGACATGCTGACCGAGGGCCGGGAAGCGCTGGGCGGCTCGTTCGCCCTCTGGACGCAGGTCGATTTGTACGACTCGCTGGGCGGCGACCGAATGCGCACCGCCTTCGGGCCGCTCGACGACCTGACGATCGACTCCCAGGCGACGGTCGACGCCGCGGGGCGCGTCGGTTTCGGCTGGGATTACTGGCGCAACGCCGACGGTTCGCTGCACGGCATTTCCGCCGTCGGCGAACCGGAATTGCTGGCCAAGGCCGAAGCGGTGCGCGAGCATCTGCTCGGCAATACGCTGCGTGACGGACAACTCGCCACGGTTCTCGACGGCCAGATTCCGGTCAATCTGTTCGGCAACGTCTGGCAGGAAGACACCTGCTGGCTGACGGGCCTTTTTCTCAGCGTCGAGAGTTATCGTTATGCGGTGACCGGCGATCCCGACGCCCTCGCCTCGGCGAAAGCCCTCTGGAAGGCGCTGCTGCGGATGGCCGACGTCACGCCCAAGCGCGGCGAAGTGGTCCGCAACTGGTCGCGCTACCTGTACGATCAGACCGACCCGGTCGAACCGGGCGCCGACACGATCAAGCGCTGGTACAAGCACCCGACCAAGGAAATCTATTGGATCGGCGACGTCAGTGTGGATCAGCTTTCGGGGTATTTTCACGGGCTGGCGACTTTTTACGACCTGGCGGCCGATGAAACGGAACGCGAGGAAGTGCGATCGATCACCGAGGCCATTATGGGCGACATCCTCGATCACCACCTGCACGTCGTCCAGTTCGACGGCCAGCCGACCACCTACGGCAATCTGCTCGCGGCGCCCGAACTGGCCGCCGATTTCCTGCTCATCGCCTGGCACGTCACCGGCAACGAACGCTACCTCCGCGAGTTCCGCCGGCAGACCTACGTCGAGTATCTCGATATCCGCGCGATCTTCTATCACTACGCCATGCACTTCATCGCGCAAAAATACGAAGGGCAGCATTTCCAGGACAGCGGTTACGCGCACCTCTTCGAGTACCTCGACGATCCGGCGGCGTTTCATCGCTGGATCTGGGCCTTGGAATACGTGTACCAGGGTTCGTTCTTGTTCGGGAACACGGCCGCCAATTTCACCCACCAGATGCATGTGCCCGATTCGGGCGGCGCGGCCCGCGCCCTGGCGGAATTGAACGATTTCGACCCGGACTTATTAGAAAACGGCCTTTGGTTCCGAAAAATCAATCAGACCTGGCCTGAGAATTCGTGGGTCGGGATGGAATCACGCCCGGCGGTCGAGTACGAATGGACCTGGTCGCCTCACGGAACCACCACACAGCGCGGCGGTCCGACCTATCGTTTTACCGGCGTCGGTTACCTACTGACTTATTGGCAAGGTCGTTATATGGGATGGATTCGCTAA
- a CDS encoding exo-alpha-sialidase, translating to MQRILLLLFACLYAGVAGAATLVNDVTLHDQTLPAIAVDGETVYVVWQDGSTFQADVRLAVSENGGLSFEPSVMPDEPAPFDQIAPDLAVAPGGDLYLVWADWRNEADYDLYLAVSEDHGASFAAPRLAPAAVSGTQVEPSIAVGDDGTIYLAWADNRRSTAEDSGIRWDVRAAVSRDGGLTFADETTLNPADDVFALFPEIAATTDGAVAVWFDLSRRIWARVSRDGGVTWDEPIRLDLDEGARADFPRVAAAGDRIAVVWNDAAESAAGQDPSLVYSSGRCNDVYLALSEDGGLTWSTATRVNSELQLNQQYPTAAFDGTALLVAWSDDRSVGDYTIQGVVATSPWDWPAADTQWDDYAGVTLRDRPDLAGRALVWQDARSGDWDIHFSWIEERAHE from the coding sequence ATGCAACGTATACTTTTGCTGTTGTTTGCCTGTCTGTATGCCGGCGTCGCCGGCGCCGCCACCCTCGTCAACGACGTCACCTTGCACGATCAGACCCTGCCCGCCATCGCCGTCGATGGCGAAACGGTCTACGTCGTCTGGCAAGACGGCTCGACGTTCCAAGCCGACGTGCGGCTCGCGGTCAGCGAAAACGGCGGCCTCAGTTTCGAGCCCTCGGTCATGCCCGACGAACCGGCGCCGTTCGACCAGATCGCGCCGGACCTCGCCGTGGCGCCGGGCGGCGACCTTTATCTGGTTTGGGCCGATTGGCGAAACGAAGCCGATTACGACCTCTACCTGGCGGTCAGCGAGGATCATGGCGCTTCGTTCGCTGCTCCGCGCCTGGCGCCGGCCGCCGTTTCGGGCACACAGGTCGAACCGTCGATCGCCGTCGGCGACGACGGAACGATCTACCTGGCCTGGGCCGACAACCGCCGTTCGACGGCCGAGGACAGCGGCATCCGGTGGGACGTGCGCGCCGCGGTCAGCCGCGACGGCGGCCTGACGTTTGCCGACGAAACGACGCTCAACCCGGCCGACGACGTGTTCGCCTTGTTTCCCGAAATCGCGGCCACGACGGACGGCGCGGTGGCGGTCTGGTTCGACTTGAGCCGGCGCATCTGGGCGCGGGTCAGCCGCGACGGCGGCGTCACCTGGGACGAGCCCATCCGCTTGGATCTCGACGAGGGCGCGCGGGCCGACTTTCCCCGCGTGGCGGCCGCCGGCGACCGGATCGCGGTCGTCTGGAACGACGCCGCCGAAAGCGCGGCCGGCCAGGATCCCTCGCTGGTCTACAGTTCCGGCCGGTGCAACGACGTTTACCTCGCCCTGAGCGAAGACGGCGGCCTGACCTGGTCGACGGCGACGCGGGTCAACAGCGAACTGCAATTGAACCAGCAGTACCCGACCGCCGCCTTCGACGGCACCGCGCTGCTCGTCGCCTGGTCCGACGACCGTAGCGTGGGCGATTACACCATCCAGGGAGTCGTCGCCACTTCACCTTGGGACTGGCCCGCCGCCGATACGCAATGGGACGACTACGCCGGAGTGACCCTCCGCGATCGGCCCGACCTCGCCGGCCGCGCGCTCGTCTGGCAGGACGCACGGAGCGGCGACTGGGACATCCACTTTTCCTGGATCGAGGAGCGCGCCCATGAATAA
- the tig gene encoding trigger factor encodes MSVQVEKISPIKTRVTLTIEAAAVSQEMEKVFKQVRHEARIPGFRPGKAPIAMVKRRFGAYAEEEVKHNLVNERLPQVLEEQKIRLLGRPELEKEELDEAGNLVVSAVMETWPDIELGEYKGLEIKREKAEVMPQAVDTRLDMMREQLATHTDITDRDTAEAADHVRIDFKGTKNGEAVRGGAHENFLLDLGSHTFIPGFAEGVVGMKVGETKVLSLEYPAGAGREDLAGQTVDYEVILKAIVKKELPNLDDEFAHDTGQADTLEELRQKIHDDILAGEEARTRRNARKEVIAKLTEKFPIEVPPAMVDRQIEHFVRNYKIELAMAGIPIQRDASLDEELRKRFADDAKKEVMSYFLFQAIADKEGIAITDDDLEARYEKMAAEQKRSVAEVAAYYQKENMVEYLRDELLDERIVDLLLAHAQTTWEEPVVHVHDHDHDHDHDHHDHDHEAGEKKDE; translated from the coding sequence ATGTCCGTGCAAGTGGAAAAGATTTCGCCGATCAAAACGCGCGTCACCCTGACCATCGAGGCCGCGGCCGTCAGTCAGGAAATGGAAAAGGTCTTCAAGCAGGTGCGCCATGAGGCGCGCATCCCCGGCTTCCGCCCCGGCAAGGCGCCCATCGCCATGGTGAAACGCCGCTTCGGCGCCTACGCCGAGGAAGAGGTCAAGCACAATCTGGTCAACGAACGCCTGCCGCAGGTGCTCGAGGAGCAGAAAATCCGGTTGTTGGGCCGTCCGGAACTGGAAAAAGAAGAGCTGGACGAGGCCGGCAATCTGGTGGTTTCCGCCGTCATGGAAACCTGGCCCGACATCGAGCTGGGCGAGTACAAAGGCCTGGAAATCAAGCGGGAAAAGGCCGAGGTGATGCCGCAGGCGGTCGACACCCGGTTGGACATGATGCGCGAACAACTCGCCACGCACACCGACATCACCGATCGCGACACGGCCGAGGCCGCGGATCACGTGCGCATCGACTTCAAGGGCACGAAGAACGGCGAAGCGGTGCGCGGCGGCGCGCACGAGAATTTCCTGCTGGATTTGGGCAGCCACACGTTCATTCCCGGCTTTGCCGAGGGCGTGGTCGGCATGAAAGTGGGCGAAACCAAGGTGCTGTCACTGGAATACCCCGCCGGCGCCGGCCGCGAGGATCTCGCCGGCCAGACCGTCGATTACGAAGTGATCCTGAAGGCCATCGTGAAGAAGGAACTGCCCAACCTGGACGACGAATTCGCCCATGACACCGGCCAGGCCGACACCCTGGAGGAACTGCGGCAGAAGATCCACGACGACATTCTGGCGGGCGAGGAAGCGCGGACGCGGCGCAACGCGCGCAAGGAAGTCATCGCCAAGCTGACCGAAAAATTCCCGATCGAGGTGCCGCCGGCGATGGTCGACCGGCAGATCGAGCACTTCGTGCGCAACTACAAGATCGAGCTGGCCATGGCCGGCATTCCGATCCAGCGCGACGCCTCCCTCGACGAGGAGTTGCGCAAGCGTTTCGCCGACGACGCGAAAAAGGAAGTGATGTCGTACTTCCTGTTCCAGGCGATCGCCGACAAGGAAGGCATCGCGATCACCGACGACGATCTCGAGGCGCGGTACGAAAAGATGGCCGCGGAACAGAAGCGTTCGGTGGCCGAAGTCGCCGCTTATTACCAGAAAGAAAATATGGTAGAATATCTGCGCGACGAGTTGCTCGACGAACGGATCGTCGATTTGCTGCTCGCGCACGCCCAGACGACCTGGGAGGAGCCGGTGGTGCACGTTCACGATCACGACCATGATCACGACCACGACCACCACGATCACGATCACGAAGCCGGCGAAAAGAAAGACGAATAG
- a CDS encoding ATP-dependent Clp protease proteolytic subunit, whose product MLIPMVIEQTGRGERSYDIYSRLLKDRIILLGQPIDDEVANLVISQLLFLESEDPDSGISLYLNSPGGYASACLAIYDTIQFIKSPVSTLCVGQASSMAAVLLAAGASGKRYALPHSRVMLHQPIGSFSGQATDLEIAARQIESLRHAINLILAKHTLRDVEKIAHDTERDFYLTAAEAKDYGLIDAVLEKRPGAQTDEKIGKIR is encoded by the coding sequence ATGCTGATTCCGATGGTTATCGAACAAACGGGACGCGGCGAGCGGTCGTATGACATTTACAGCCGCCTGCTGAAGGATCGGATCATCCTGCTCGGCCAGCCGATCGACGACGAGGTCGCCAACCTGGTGATCAGCCAGCTTCTCTTCCTCGAATCGGAAGACCCGGATTCCGGCATTTCGCTGTACCTCAACAGCCCCGGCGGTTACGCCAGCGCCTGTCTGGCCATTTACGACACGATCCAGTTCATCAAGAGCCCGGTCAGCACCCTGTGCGTCGGGCAGGCCTCCTCGATGGCCGCGGTGCTCCTGGCCGCCGGCGCGAGCGGCAAGCGTTACGCCCTGCCGCACAGCCGGGTGATGCTGCACCAGCCGATCGGCAGTTTTTCCGGCCAGGCCACCGATTTGGAGATCGCGGCGCGGCAGATCGAAAGCTTGCGGCACGCCATCAACCTGATTCTGGCCAAGCACACCCTGCGCGACGTCGAGAAAATCGCCCACGACACCGAGCGCGATTTTTATTTGACCGCCGCCGAAGCGAAGGATTATGGTTTAATCGACGCCGTGCTGGAAAAGCGGCCGGGCGCCCAAACCGACGAGAAGATTGGGAAGATCCGATGA
- the clpX gene encoding ATP-dependent Clp protease ATP-binding subunit ClpX has protein sequence MRKRNEQDGNHNLFCSFCGKNQKDVRKLIAGPNVYICDECIELCNDIIAEENQFDQEQVDTSTIPAPRDIARALDEYVIGQTQAKRSLAVAVHNHYKRIYYQGKTGDVELEKSNILMVGPTGSGKTLLARTLAKVLQVPFAIADATTLTEAGYVGEDVENIILALLQNADFDIERTKRGIIYIDEIDKISRKSDSPSITRDVSGEGVQQALLKIIEGTVAHVPPKGGRKHPQQDFLNIDTTNILFICGGAFHGLEEIILRRIGKSSIGFDAEVKSTKEMKIGEILQQAQPQDLLKYGLIPEFVGRLPVVVTLHELTENDLMRVLTEPRNALVRQYLKLFEMEKVNLTFTDGALRAISREALRRQSGARGLRSIMENTMLEIMYEIPSQANVREVVINEEVVSNKEQPLVVYEKKAAPD, from the coding sequence ATGAGAAAACGAAACGAGCAAGACGGCAACCACAACCTGTTCTGCTCCTTCTGCGGCAAGAACCAGAAGGATGTCCGCAAGCTCATCGCCGGCCCGAACGTCTACATCTGCGACGAATGCATCGAACTGTGCAACGACATCATCGCCGAGGAAAACCAGTTCGACCAGGAACAGGTCGACACCAGCACCATCCCGGCCCCGCGCGACATCGCCCGGGCGCTCGATGAATACGTCATCGGCCAGACCCAGGCCAAGCGCTCGCTGGCCGTGGCCGTCCACAACCACTACAAGCGCATCTACTACCAGGGCAAAACCGGCGACGTCGAACTCGAAAAAAGCAACATCCTCATGGTCGGCCCGACCGGCAGCGGCAAGACCCTGCTGGCCCGCACCCTGGCCAAGGTGCTGCAGGTGCCCTTCGCCATCGCCGACGCCACCACCCTGACCGAGGCCGGCTACGTCGGCGAGGACGTCGAAAACATCATCCTGGCCCTGCTGCAAAACGCCGACTTCGACATCGAGCGCACCAAGCGCGGCATCATCTACATCGACGAAATCGACAAGATCAGCCGCAAATCCGACAGCCCGTCGATCACCCGCGACGTGTCCGGCGAAGGCGTCCAGCAGGCCCTGCTCAAGATCATCGAAGGCACCGTCGCGCACGTGCCGCCCAAGGGCGGCCGCAAGCACCCGCAACAGGATTTCCTCAATATCGACACGACCAATATCCTGTTCATCTGCGGCGGCGCGTTCCACGGCCTGGAAGAGATCATCCTGCGCCGCATCGGCAAGTCGTCGATCGGCTTCGACGCCGAGGTGAAAAGCACCAAGGAAATGAAAATCGGCGAAATCCTGCAGCAGGCGCAGCCGCAGGATCTGCTCAAATACGGCCTGATCCCCGAATTCGTCGGCCGCCTGCCGGTCGTGGTCACGTTGCACGAACTGACCGAAAACGACCTGATGCGCGTGCTGACCGAACCGCGCAACGCCCTGGTCCGGCAGTACCTCAAACTGTTCGAAATGGAAAAGGTCAACCTGACCTTCACCGACGGCGCCCTGCGCGCCATTTCCCGCGAAGCTCTGCGCCGTCAGTCCGGCGCCCGCGGCCTGCGCTCGATCATGGAAAACACGATGCTGGAGATCATGTACGAGATCCCCAGCCAGGCCAACGTCCGCGAAGTGGTCATCAACGAGGAAGTCGTCAGCAACAAGGAACAGCCGCTGGTCGTCTACGAAAAAAAGGCGGCGCCCGATTAA
- the lon gene encoding endopeptidase La yields MASSSLGDLLREGRRSVLPLLPLRDMVVFPGMVVPLFVGRSRSIAALDEAAGKDKLIMLAAQIDAKDNEPEESDLYRVGTVAKIVQLLRLPDSTVKVLVEGKGRARIRDFLPHTDYFLAYIEELANEEDTTVETEVLMREALKQFDGLIKINPRLPRDLLSLLASIEDPGRLADAVAPHLSLKLAQKQELLETLAPGERLQKIFGLINAEIEIIQVERKIRTRVRQQISSSQKEAYLNEQMRAIQKELGERDEFKAELRDLEERLKKKQMSAEATEKLQSEMKKLRMMSPLSAEAAVVRNYIDTVLALPWQERSEEPIDLDEAARILDEDHYGLEKVKERILEYLAVQLLVGKMRGPILCLVGPPGVGKTSIGKSIARAARRKFVRVSLGGVRDEAEIRGHRRTYIGSMPGKIMNMMKRAGVNNPVFMLDEVDKMSSDFRGDPTSALLEVLDPEQNHAFNDHYLDLDYDLSDVMFVATANTTQAIPAALLDRMELIRLPGYTEHEKLAIAKGFLVPKQKEANGLKDKDVTFTDGALLLLIRRYTREAGVRNLEREIASICRKAARQVARAGHEQEKIRVTEANVPRFLGVHRFREQQREAQNLVGIANGLAWTETGGELLAVEVAAMPGSGKLTVTGHLGEVMQESAKAALSYVRRRSRMLGLPDDFYQKIDVHVHVPEGAIPKDGPSAGIAMTAAIASALLKLPVRCDVAMTGEVTLRGRVLPIGGLKEKLIAARRNDIRKVLIPRENEKDLRDLPATVRKQLEIVLVDSVDEVLRHALAVENPEQLFIESRELAEEPASVLNDPAGDRTARLL; encoded by the coding sequence ATGGCGTCATCCAGTCTGGGCGATCTGTTGCGCGAAGGCCGACGAAGCGTTCTGCCCCTGTTACCCCTCCGCGATATGGTGGTTTTTCCCGGCATGGTCGTGCCGCTTTTCGTCGGGCGGTCGCGCTCCATCGCCGCCCTGGACGAAGCCGCGGGCAAGGACAAGCTCATCATGCTGGCGGCGCAAATCGACGCCAAGGACAACGAGCCCGAGGAAAGCGACCTCTATCGCGTCGGCACCGTCGCCAAGATCGTGCAGCTCCTGCGCCTCCCCGACAGCACGGTCAAGGTGCTCGTCGAAGGCAAGGGCCGCGCGCGCATCCGCGATTTCCTCCCCCACACCGACTATTTTCTCGCCTATATCGAGGAACTCGCCAATGAGGAGGACACCACGGTCGAAACCGAGGTGCTGATGCGCGAGGCCCTCAAACAGTTCGACGGCCTGATCAAAATCAACCCGCGCCTGCCGCGCGACCTGCTGAGCCTGCTGGCCTCCATCGAGGATCCAGGCCGGCTCGCCGACGCCGTCGCGCCGCACCTGAGCCTGAAGCTGGCCCAGAAGCAGGAACTGCTGGAAACCCTTGCGCCGGGCGAGCGCCTGCAGAAAATCTTCGGCCTGATTAACGCCGAGATCGAGATCATCCAGGTCGAGCGCAAAATCCGCACCCGCGTCCGCCAACAGATTTCCAGCTCGCAGAAGGAGGCCTACCTCAACGAGCAGATGCGGGCCATCCAGAAGGAACTGGGCGAGCGCGACGAGTTCAAGGCCGAACTGCGCGATCTGGAAGAACGCCTCAAGAAAAAACAGATGAGCGCCGAGGCGACCGAAAAGCTCCAGTCCGAAATGAAAAAACTGCGGATGATGAGCCCGCTGTCGGCCGAGGCCGCGGTGGTGCGCAACTACATCGACACCGTGCTGGCGCTGCCGTGGCAGGAGCGCAGCGAGGAGCCGATCGACCTGGACGAGGCGGCGCGGATTCTCGACGAGGATCACTACGGCCTGGAAAAGGTCAAGGAGCGGATCCTCGAATATCTCGCGGTGCAATTGCTGGTGGGCAAGATGCGGGGGCCGATCCTCTGCCTGGTCGGGCCGCCGGGCGTCGGCAAGACCTCGATCGGCAAGTCGATCGCCCGCGCCGCGCGCCGCAAGTTCGTGCGCGTCAGCCTGGGCGGGGTGCGCGACGAGGCCGAAATCCGCGGCCACCGGCGCACCTACATCGGCTCGATGCCGGGCAAGATCATGAACATGATGAAGCGCGCCGGCGTCAACAATCCCGTCTTCATGCTCGACGAAGTCGACAAGATGAGCAGCGATTTCCGCGGCGATCCGACCAGCGCCCTGCTCGAGGTGCTCGACCCCGAGCAGAACCACGCCTTCAACGACCACTACCTCGACCTCGACTACGACCTGTCGGACGTGATGTTCGTCGCCACCGCCAACACCACCCAGGCCATTCCGGCGGCGCTGCTGGACCGCATGGAACTGATCCGCCTGCCCGGCTACACCGAACACGAAAAACTGGCGATCGCCAAGGGCTTCCTCGTGCCGAAACAGAAGGAAGCCAACGGCCTCAAGGACAAGGACGTCACCTTCACCGACGGCGCGCTGCTGCTGCTCATCCGCCGCTACACCCGCGAGGCGGGCGTCCGCAACCTCGAACGCGAAATCGCCTCGATCTGCCGCAAGGCGGCCCGCCAGGTCGCCCGCGCCGGCCACGAGCAGGAAAAAATCCGCGTCACCGAGGCGAACGTGCCGCGCTTTCTCGGCGTGCACCGCTTCCGCGAACAGCAGCGGGAAGCGCAGAACCTCGTGGGTATCGCCAACGGCCTGGCCTGGACCGAAACCGGCGGCGAACTGCTGGCCGTGGAAGTCGCGGCCATGCCCGGCAGCGGCAAGTTGACCGTCACCGGCCACCTGGGCGAGGTGATGCAGGAAAGCGCCAAGGCCGCGCTGTCCTACGTGCGCCGCCGCAGCCGGATGCTCGGGCTGCCCGACGATTTCTACCAGAAGATCGACGTCCACGTGCACGTGCCCGAGGGCGCCATCCCCAAGGACGGCCCGTCGGCCGGCATCGCCATGACCGCCGCCATCGCCAGCGCGTTGCTGAAATTGCCGGTGCGTTGCGACGTGGCCATGACCGGCGAGGTCACCCTGCGCGGCCGCGTGCTGCCGATCGGCGGCCTGAAGGAAAAATTGATCGCCGCCCGGCGCAACGACATTCGCAAGGTGCTGATCCCGCGCGAGAACGAAAAAGACCTGCGCGATCTGCCCGCCACGGTGCGCAAGCAGTTGGAAATCGTGCTGGTCGACAGCGTGGACGAGGTGCTGCGCCACGCCCTGGCGGTCGAGAATCCCGAGCAGCTTTTCATCGAAAGCCGGGAACTGGCCGAAGAGCCCGCGTCGGTCCTCAACGACCCGGCCGGCGACCGCACCGCCCGCTTGTTGTAA